The sequence ACGCCGCCGACCTGCGCGGCGAGGACGCCACCACGCGCCGTGGCCAGGTGGTCCAGCACGCCCGCGGGGTGCTCGGCGCGGAGCTCAGCGAGGAAGACGTGCTGGGCTTCATCGACCTCGGCGGCCACACGCCACCCCTCGACGCGGGCGGCCGGGCCAGCGGCACTTACTGGACCCTCGATCCCATCGACGGCACCAAGGGCTTCCTGCGCTCCGAGCAGTACGCCATCGCGCTCGCGCTGATTCACGACGGCCAGGTGGTCGTGGGGGCGCTCGGTTGCCCGCGCCTGCCCGTGGACATGGACGCCGAAGACGAGGGCGTGCTCATGCTGGCGGCCCGCGGCCAGGGCGCCTTCTCGGAGCCGCTCTTCCGCGATGGCAAGCGCGTGGCCATCCGCGTGAGCACCGTGCAGGACGCTTCGGAGGCGCGCTTCTGCGAGTCGGTCGAGGCGGGCCACAGCGACCAGGACCAGAGCGTGCAAATCGCGCAGGCGTTGGGCATCACGGCGCCGGGGCTGCGCATGGACAGCCAGGCCAAGTACGCGGGCCTCGCGCGCGGCGACGCCAGCATCTACCTGCGGCTTCCCACGCGGAAGGACTACCAAGAGAAGATCTGGGACCACGCCGCCGGGCTCATCGTGGTGGAGGAAGCCGGCGGGCGCGTGACCGACGTGCGCGGCGCGCCACTCGACTTCGGGCGCGGTGGAACGCTGGCCGGCAATTCGGGTGTCATCGCCACCAACGGCCCCATCCACGACGAGGTGCTGGCGGCCGTGATGAAGGTGCTCGGGTAGCAAGGGTGGAGGCCGTGCTCGGCGTGGTCGTGTTCTCGCGTGGACGTTGCTATCGTTCGCCAGTGCTTCGCCACGCTTCGCTGATCCTGGTCATCGTCTCCCTGTTCTTTTCGAGCGCTGCAGCCGCGCAGGCCGGGCGCAGGGCGCCGGGCTCGCAGCAAGCGGCCGCTCGCGCCGCGTTCGAGGAGGGCAGCGAGCACTACGAGCACGGCCGCTACCGCGAGGCCATGGACGCCTTCGAGCGGGCCTACGCGGCCATGCGCTCGCCCGAGTTCCTCTACAACATCTACACGGCGGCCCAGCGCGCGGGTGAGCTGACGCGGGCCCAAGAGGCGCTGTCGGAGTACCTCGAGTCCCACGTGGTTCCGCAAGACGAGCGGCCCGCGCTCGAGGCGCGTCTGGTGCTGCTGCGCCAAGAGATCGCCGACGCCGAGGCCGCGCGGCTGGCGGCCGAAGAGCAGGCGCGCGTCGCTGCGGCAGCCGAGGCCGCAGAAGCCCAGCGGCTGGCCGAGGCCGAGCGCCGGGCTCGCGAGGCCGAAGAGGAGGCCGCTCGCGGCGCCCCGCGCGTGAGCTCCGGAGCCACGGTGGGCTTCGTGGTCGGCGCCGGAGGCCTCGCCAGCTTTGCCACGTTCGCGGCCCTGGCCGCGCGCGAAGACCGCCGCGTGGGCCGCAGCTGCGGCGCCGAAGTGGGCGAGTTCTGCACGGAGTCGGACGTCCGCCGGCTGCGGGCCTACTCGGCCACGGCCGACGTCTCGCTGGTCATCGGCGGGGTGGGCGCCGCCACAGGGCTCATCGTCTTCCTCGTGCAGCGCAGAAAGCGCGCCGACATCCTCGACAATGCGCAGGAGGCGGACGAGCCGGGCGCCTCGGTGCAGGTGGCGCCCTTGATCGGCGGGCCAGCGGGCGCTTGGGGCCTCGCGGCCGGAGGGACGTTCTGATGCGGACCATGCTCCACCTGGCGCGCACTTGCGGGCTGCTGGCGGTCGCCCTGCTCGCGGCCTGCACCATCGTGCTGGACACGGACCGGCATCGCAGTGATGTGGTCCCCGTCGCCGCCACGGAGTTCTGCGCCGAGCTCGCGGACATCGCCTGCACCGGGCTGCGCGACTGTTGCCCACAGCCGGCGCTCGACTTCGACATGTGCCTCC comes from Sandaracinaceae bacterium and encodes:
- a CDS encoding 3'(2'),5'-bisphosphate nucleotidase, whose protein sequence is MSTSQPFDLSAELEHARRAVRAAALVTRAVQADLVHASTLEKSDKSPVTVADFASQAVVAATLSLAGSAVRAMVGEEDAADLRGEDATTRRGQVVQHARGVLGAELSEEDVLGFIDLGGHTPPLDAGGRASGTYWTLDPIDGTKGFLRSEQYAIALALIHDGQVVVGALGCPRLPVDMDAEDEGVLMLAARGQGAFSEPLFRDGKRVAIRVSTVQDASEARFCESVEAGHSDQDQSVQIAQALGITAPGLRMDSQAKYAGLARGDASIYLRLPTRKDYQEKIWDHAAGLIVVEEAGGRVTDVRGAPLDFGRGGTLAGNSGVIATNGPIHDEVLAAVMKVLG